In the Clostridium gelidum genome, TTTAATACATACTACTTTGTGTGCTTATATTCAATGTTAATATTCAATATTAATATTTAATTCTTCTAATGCTGATTTTAAATCTTTGGGATTGTTCAAAATGATTCCTTTTAAACCTGATTTAATAGCAGCTTCCACATTTTTTTTCATATCATCAACAAATACAGTTTGATTTGGTTCAAGATCATATTTATCTATAATTTTCTCATAAATTTCTTTTTCAGGCTTAAGAAGCTTTTCTTTATATGAAACGACTCCACCATCAAAATATTCAAAGAAATTATGTTTTGTAGTTACATGTTCAAAGGCAGCTAAATGAAAATTAGATAAATAATATACTTTATATCCATTTTGTTTTAATTTTTTTAGCACATCCACACT is a window encoding:
- a CDS encoding HAD family hydrolase, coding for MIKNIIFDIGNVLLDFNPEMYVKSKVTEEKVEEIYKCIFQSDEWPMLDRGTISEEEAKRNIINRNIQNKELINLVFENWYDILIPIESSVDVLKKLKQNGYKVYYLSNFHLAAFEHVTTKHNFFEYFDGGVVSYKEKLLKPEKEIYEKIIDKYDLEPNQTVFVDDMKKNVEAAIKSGLKGIILNNPKDLKSALEELNINIEY